From a single Metopolophium dirhodum isolate CAU chromosome 6, ASM1992520v1, whole genome shotgun sequence genomic region:
- the LOC132946511 gene encoding uncharacterized protein LOC132946511, with protein sequence MKFYAVFGVLAALALHALADETKDSVPATVSAAIDRATAVTKATISNDNNENWSLIPNSYGAALATGGVVVIGVVVLLAISAIVSPLFGYRLCQIFSTCEVPPAATGYSADAYQSFPPTYNKRSIEYVKPILQVLNSAYEKYGHGAIPAGLVNTMRNVNAQQ encoded by the exons ATGAAATTCTACGCAGTATTCGGTGTCTTGGCAGCTTTGGCCCTCCACGCTCTTGCCGACGAAACCAAAGACAGCGTCCCGGCAACAGTATCCGCAGCCATCGACCGAGCTACGGCCGTTACGAAAGCTACCATTTCGAACGATAATA ATGAAAATTGGTCATTAATCCCGAACAGCTATGGCGCGGCTCTAGCGACGGGCGGAGTGGTCGTGATCGGAGTCGTCGTGTTGCTAGCTATTTCGGCGATCGTCAGCCCGTTGTTCGGCTACAGACTTTGCCAGATATTCAGCACCTGCGAAGTCCCACCAGCGGCAACCGGGTACAGCGCAGACGCGTACCAATCGTTCCCACCGACTTACAACAAGAG atCCATCGAGTACGTCAAACCGATCTTGCAAGTTTTGAACTCGGCCTACGAGAAGTACGGACACGGCGCCATTCCAGCGGGTTTGGTCAACACGATGAGGAACGTCAACGCACAACAATAA